The following proteins are co-located in the Thermoanaerobacterales bacterium genome:
- a CDS encoding 4Fe-4S binding protein, producing MDTVCRVTESEERLLAFASGRTCGSGKHVRSWCIPCTVALKQAAAAIGRIRSGHAGASDEVCLRECCRRLPSVIRCKFGRTAWTELGRLLEGHGDPLEEHVTKKQCAAGVCPGLVSHRIDPERCVMCDQCREACPEKAIVGRRYVAYRTDNQPYRIVTHRCTNCEQCIPACPENAIVTVSGEHGGEVPVWS from the coding sequence ATGGATACCGTCTGCCGGGTGACGGAGAGCGAAGAGCGGTTGCTGGCGTTCGCCTCGGGCCGAACGTGTGGTTCCGGTAAGCATGTGCGGTCCTGGTGCATCCCCTGCACCGTCGCCTTGAAGCAGGCTGCGGCCGCCATCGGCCGTATCCGCAGCGGGCATGCCGGAGCATCCGACGAGGTGTGCCTCCGGGAGTGCTGCCGGCGGTTGCCGTCCGTCATTCGCTGCAAGTTCGGCCGGACGGCCTGGACGGAGTTGGGGAGATTGCTTGAAGGTCACGGGGATCCCCTGGAGGAGCATGTAACGAAAAAGCAGTGTGCCGCCGGTGTCTGTCCCGGTCTGGTTTCCCACCGGATAGATCCGGAAAGGTGCGTAATGTGTGATCAATGCCGGGAAGCCTGTCCGGAAAAGGCGATCGTGGGACGACGTTACGTGGCGTACCGGACTGATAACCAGCCTTACAGAATCGTCACCCATCGTTGCACCAACTGCGAACAATGCATCCCGGCGTGCCCGGAAAACGCGATCGTGACCGTTTCAGGAGAACATGGCGGGGAGGTGCCGGTATGGTCCTGA
- a CDS encoding heavy metal-binding domain-containing protein produces the protein MVLTTTPGVPGKTLEILGIVGAEARCWLDDGSGVRCPAIFEQGRSSILARLAEEARALGADATVGIAFHVCPIGGGEVLITASGTAVRFLGPRR, from the coding sequence ATGGTCCTGACAACCACGCCCGGTGTTCCGGGAAAAACCCTTGAGATCCTGGGGATAGTCGGAGCCGAAGCGCGTTGCTGGTTGGACGATGGCTCCGGCGTGCGGTGCCCGGCGATCTTCGAGCAGGGACGGTCCTCCATTCTCGCCAGGCTGGCGGAAGAGGCCCGCGCCCTGGGGGCGGACGCGACGGTGGGGATCGCCTTTCACGTTTGCCCCATTGGCGGAGGCGAGGTGCTCATCACCGCGTCGGGAACGGCCGTCAGATTCCTCGGTCCCAGGAGATAG
- a CDS encoding AAA family ATPase, with protein sequence MKIAVCGKGGVGKTTLTAALVWLVAGRGTVVYAIDADPDANLGLAIGIPEDDLATIRSLADLEKVIKSCTGAGGGLFTLNPKVDDILDTLCYHLGRVRFLRMGNVKRGGTGCYCREYAFLNAVVTSLLLDKTDAVILDMAAGIEHLTRGASRGMDALLVVVEPTRAAVDTARNLAALAADLAIPRVFFVGNKSTGIADDDFLRQTLDVAPLIGNIPLDPGVLYRSDTAGARRGNTPAGAEDVLRVLLDHLQWPAGPVTGACGSPARLTRSRDKAAR encoded by the coding sequence ATGAAGATCGCCGTCTGTGGCAAGGGTGGCGTCGGTAAAACAACGTTGACCGCGGCCCTGGTCTGGCTCGTAGCCGGCCGGGGCACCGTGGTTTACGCCATCGATGCCGATCCGGACGCCAATTTGGGCCTCGCCATCGGTATCCCCGAGGATGATCTGGCGACGATCCGATCTCTGGCCGACTTGGAAAAGGTGATCAAATCCTGCACCGGCGCCGGCGGAGGCCTTTTCACCCTCAATCCGAAGGTGGACGACATTCTCGATACCCTGTGCTATCATCTGGGACGGGTTCGCTTTCTCCGCATGGGTAATGTCAAGCGGGGTGGAACGGGGTGCTACTGTCGCGAGTACGCGTTCTTGAACGCCGTTGTCACGAGTCTGCTCCTGGACAAGACCGATGCGGTGATCCTCGATATGGCCGCCGGCATCGAGCATTTGACACGCGGGGCCTCCCGCGGGATGGATGCGCTGTTGGTGGTCGTGGAACCGACACGGGCGGCGGTGGACACGGCGCGCAACCTTGCCGCGCTGGCCGCGGACCTCGCCATCCCCCGCGTCTTCTTTGTGGGCAACAAGAGCACCGGGATCGCCGACGACGATTTCCTCCGCCAGACGCTGGATGTGGCCCCTCTGATCGGGAATATCCCGCTTGATCCAGGCGTTTTATACCGGTCGGACACAGCGGGTGCCCGTAGGGGCAATACCCCGGCGGGAGCGGAAGATGTCCTGCGTGTCCTGCTGGATCATTTGCAGTGGCCGGCCGGGCCGGTGACAGGCGCGTGCGGGAGTCCCGCCAGGCTTACCAGGTCAAGGGACAAGGCCGCGCGGTGA
- a CDS encoding 4Fe-4S binding protein: MAVAKIQPFPVYRRDLCVACGACAAACRTGALVISTAPMAASIIWRFLPEVCMGCGRCARYCLTGAITFMPGAEQPPSPPKAVIRAAFSLRRCSSCGVPYAAAPQIEHLSTLVPDGFLGLCVACRRHRAALSLDLVSLAGLPHAPVTGPAGHCK; this comes from the coding sequence ATGGCGGTGGCGAAAATCCAGCCTTTCCCGGTCTACCGGAGGGATCTCTGCGTGGCATGCGGCGCCTGTGCTGCGGCGTGCCGGACGGGGGCCCTGGTGATAAGCACGGCGCCCATGGCCGCCAGTATCATCTGGCGCTTTCTTCCGGAGGTGTGTATGGGCTGCGGGCGGTGCGCCAGGTACTGCCTCACCGGGGCAATCACCTTCATGCCCGGAGCGGAACAACCGCCGTCACCGCCTAAAGCAGTGATAAGAGCAGCCTTCTCCCTCCGCCGGTGCTCATCGTGCGGTGTTCCCTATGCTGCGGCCCCCCAAATCGAGCATCTCTCCACCCTCGTCCCGGATGGTTTCCTGGGGTTGTGCGTCGCCTGCCGGCGTCACCGCGCGGCCTTGTCCCTTGACCTGGTAAGCCTGGCGGGACTCCCGCACGCGCCTGTCACCGGCCCGGCCGGCCACTGCAAATGA
- a CDS encoding 4Fe-4S dicluster domain-containing protein, whose translation MPRRLVVPDPARCLGCYTCLAACALAHKEEGVTPVPRLFLTPLPQGSVPLPCRHCDEAPCARVCPVGAIEPQAQAVVLNEKKCVGCGICALACPIGCIEIQVGRQMSPSAVGLATSIPLPAPAGEQDEKKVRKVAVKCDLCYFRPDGPACIRACPTKALVLLDAGDVHLLAVERRKAHFGAAAVDVQRIYP comes from the coding sequence ATGCCCAGGAGACTGGTCGTCCCTGATCCGGCCCGGTGCCTCGGCTGCTACACCTGCCTGGCGGCCTGCGCCCTCGCGCACAAAGAGGAGGGCGTGACGCCGGTACCGCGTCTGTTCCTTACGCCGCTCCCGCAGGGCAGCGTTCCCTTACCTTGCCGTCATTGTGACGAGGCGCCCTGCGCACGGGTCTGCCCGGTCGGCGCGATCGAACCGCAGGCTCAGGCCGTTGTCCTCAACGAGAAAAAGTGCGTGGGCTGCGGTATTTGCGCCCTGGCCTGCCCCATCGGCTGTATTGAGATTCAGGTCGGGCGTCAAATGTCTCCCTCCGCCGTCGGACTGGCGACGTCCATCCCTCTCCCCGCGCCGGCCGGTGAGCAGGACGAGAAAAAGGTGCGAAAGGTCGCCGTGAAATGCGACCTCTGTTACTTCCGGCCCGACGGTCCGGCCTGTATCAGGGCGTGTCCCACCAAGGCCCTGGTGCTTCTCGATGCCGGGGACGTTCACCTTTTGGCGGTGGAACGGCGGAAGGCGCATTTCGGCGCTGCCGCCGTCGATGTCCAGCGTATCTATCCATAA
- the fdhF gene encoding formate dehydrogenase subunit alpha, giving the protein MERVLTVCPYCGVGCGLYLLVKEGRITGAEGDPAHPVSEGELCLKGSFGHRHVHDPRRLQTPLIRKEGRLTPVGWAEALEYVGAKLDLLRRHNPDAFALIASARATNEDNYVAQKFARTVIGTNNVDHCARLUHAPTIAGLARSLGSGAMTNSLPEIGSLTEAIFIIGSNTAECHPLAARQVLKARGRGARLIVADPRRTEMAARADIWLRVPVGRNLPVINGMMHVIIRDGLVDASWVGSRAGGFEALAAGLSPWTPSRVEELTGVPAADLEAAAHAYGTAATAAILYGMGVTQFVHGTDSVMALADLAVITGQIGRPGAGLFPLRGQNNVQGACDMGCLPDVLPGYFSVSDPSARHRCRRLWGVEPPAGRGLRATETDDAILRGEITALYIFGENPVLSEPDAGRFREALARLELLVVQDIFLTETARLATVVLPAAGAAEKDGTFTNTERRVQRVRAAVPPPGEARPDWRIFTALAEKMGCAPFSYRSAGEIWDEVRRLVPEKFGGISYRRLDSPSGLIWPCPDESHPGTPVLYEGGVFPTPSGKALLHPVPHQASSPGGVVEKPDDDYPLVLTTGRRVYHYHTGTMTRKEWVLNQMGPEELVEINPRDAGRIGVTDGGLVRVSTRRASLAARAWVTERVPPGTVFMTFHFWEACANELTGRARDPVSGVIEAKACAARMEKISSVEARAIRRRKKEQYRTDLEPPVNRQTRKKGDGADAQETGRP; this is encoded by the coding sequence ATGGAACGGGTGCTTACGGTATGTCCGTACTGCGGCGTGGGCTGCGGCCTTTATCTGCTGGTGAAGGAAGGGCGGATTACGGGGGCCGAGGGGGACCCCGCGCACCCGGTGAGCGAAGGCGAACTCTGTCTGAAGGGCTCCTTCGGTCACCGGCACGTGCACGACCCCCGCAGGCTGCAAACGCCTCTCATCCGAAAAGAAGGGAGGCTCACTCCGGTGGGCTGGGCGGAGGCCCTGGAGTACGTCGGCGCGAAACTGGACCTCCTGCGCCGGCACAACCCGGATGCTTTCGCTCTCATCGCGTCGGCGAGGGCCACCAATGAAGATAACTACGTCGCCCAGAAATTCGCCCGGACGGTGATCGGCACCAACAACGTGGATCACTGCGCCCGTTTGTGACACGCCCCGACCATCGCCGGTCTGGCGAGGAGCCTGGGCAGTGGAGCGATGACCAATTCGCTTCCGGAAATCGGTTCATTAACCGAAGCCATCTTTATCATCGGCTCAAACACAGCGGAATGCCACCCCCTGGCGGCCCGGCAGGTTCTCAAGGCGCGGGGACGGGGAGCGAGGCTGATCGTCGCCGATCCCCGGCGTACCGAGATGGCCGCGCGGGCCGATATCTGGCTGCGCGTGCCGGTGGGACGGAATCTTCCCGTGATCAACGGCATGATGCACGTGATCATCCGCGACGGCCTGGTCGACGCCTCCTGGGTCGGCAGCCGGGCCGGCGGCTTTGAAGCGCTTGCGGCGGGGCTGTCCCCGTGGACCCCGTCCCGCGTGGAGGAGCTGACCGGCGTTCCCGCCGCGGACCTGGAAGCGGCGGCCCACGCCTACGGGACCGCCGCCACGGCGGCGATACTGTACGGTATGGGCGTCACCCAATTCGTGCACGGCACGGACAGCGTAATGGCCCTGGCCGACCTGGCGGTCATCACGGGGCAGATCGGCCGGCCCGGAGCCGGGCTCTTTCCTTTGCGCGGCCAGAATAACGTCCAGGGAGCGTGTGACATGGGCTGCCTGCCGGATGTTCTGCCGGGATATTTCAGCGTTTCCGACCCCTCGGCGCGACATCGCTGCCGGCGGCTGTGGGGCGTGGAGCCTCCGGCCGGCCGCGGCCTGAGAGCGACGGAAACAGACGACGCCATCCTGCGTGGAGAAATCACGGCTCTGTACATTTTCGGGGAAAACCCGGTGCTGAGCGAACCGGATGCCGGCCGCTTTCGCGAAGCCCTCGCGCGGTTGGAACTGCTTGTGGTGCAGGACATCTTTCTTACGGAAACGGCCCGGCTGGCCACGGTGGTCCTCCCGGCCGCCGGCGCCGCCGAAAAGGATGGGACCTTCACCAACACGGAACGCCGGGTCCAGCGTGTGCGGGCCGCCGTTCCTCCACCGGGGGAGGCCAGGCCGGACTGGCGGATCTTCACCGCCCTGGCGGAGAAGATGGGCTGCGCCCCTTTTTCGTACCGGTCCGCCGGGGAGATCTGGGACGAGGTCCGCCGCCTGGTGCCGGAGAAGTTCGGCGGCATCTCCTACCGGCGATTGGACAGTCCGTCGGGTCTCATCTGGCCGTGTCCGGACGAGAGCCATCCCGGCACCCCCGTGCTTTACGAGGGCGGCGTGTTTCCGACCCCGTCGGGGAAGGCCCTGCTCCATCCGGTTCCCCATCAGGCGTCATCGCCCGGCGGCGTGGTCGAAAAGCCCGACGACGACTACCCTCTGGTGCTCACCACGGGCCGGCGGGTTTACCATTACCACACCGGAACGATGACCCGCAAGGAGTGGGTGCTGAACCAGATGGGGCCCGAGGAACTCGTCGAAATCAACCCGCGGGACGCCGGCCGGATCGGCGTCACCGACGGCGGTCTGGTCCGTGTCTCCACCCGGCGCGCGTCCTTGGCGGCGCGCGCCTGGGTCACCGAACGGGTGCCGCCCGGGACCGTTTTTATGACCTTTCATTTTTGGGAAGCATGCGCCAATGAGCTGACCGGGCGGGCCCGCGACCCGGTTTCCGGAGTGATCGAGGCCAAGGCGTGCGCGGCGAGGATGGAAAAGATTTCCTCGGTCGAGGCGCGGGCCATCCGCCGCCGGAAAAAGGAACAGTACCGCACCGACCTGGAGCCTCCGGTGAACCGCCAGACTCGCAAGAAAGGAGACGGGGCCGATGCCCAGGAGACTGGTCGTCCCTGA
- a CDS encoding nitroreductase family protein: MESTALIKERRSVRKYEQREVPRHLVEEIIDCGRLAATANNKQPWVFIAVTEAETRGRIAALTDYGKFIAEAPVCIAVFCKRTEKYYLEDGSAATQNMLLAATALGLGSCWVAGDKKKYAEGVKLILGVPEEFTLVSLIPVGYPADRGGRASKRSLADVLRWERY; encoded by the coding sequence ATGGAATCGACGGCCCTTATCAAGGAAAGGCGCAGCGTGCGGAAATACGAGCAGCGCGAAGTACCGCGCCATCTGGTGGAGGAAATCATCGACTGCGGCCGGCTGGCGGCGACCGCGAACAACAAGCAGCCGTGGGTATTCATCGCCGTAACCGAAGCGGAAACCCGCGGGAGGATCGCTGCCCTTACCGACTACGGCAAATTCATCGCCGAGGCCCCGGTGTGTATCGCCGTGTTCTGCAAGAGGACCGAAAAATACTACCTGGAAGACGGGTCCGCGGCGACGCAGAACATGCTGCTGGCCGCCACGGCCCTGGGGCTGGGATCCTGTTGGGTGGCCGGAGACAAGAAGAAGTATGCGGAAGGCGTCAAGCTCATCCTGGGGGTTCCCGAGGAGTTCACGCTCGTTTCGCTGATTCCCGTTGGCTACCCCGCCGACCGCGGGGGACGGGCGTCCAAGCGGTCCCTGGCGGATGTCCTGCGTTGGGAGCGCTATTGA
- the dinB gene encoding DNA polymerase IV codes for MTSDILLCDLDAFFAAVEQHDHPEYRGRPVIVGGDPGARGVVSTCSYEARKYGVRSAMPVRRALELCPKAVLLPVDIRRYREVSAQVMEVFHRFTPDIEAVSIDEAYLAVKAGRGVETAAQIRDAVRMELGLPVSVGVSGNKLLAKIACEMAKPDGLKALWPADVPAVLWPLPVKVLPGVGPRSEEKLTGAGIRTVGDLTCAPASLLKALLGEFGATLRNYAHGLDDRRLVPVHQVKSVSEETTFPHDVAEREYVWSVLMELAEGVGYRLRKKGLTARTITLKLRYADFRTITRARTLACATDRDTVIYKAARELFDRHGGTPPWRLIGVRASNLTPGEQLSLVPSGGGEKEREVSRALDGLRARYGREMVWRARRLVVKEKDERT; via the coding sequence ATGACCAGCGACATCCTCCTCTGCGACCTTGACGCCTTTTTTGCCGCGGTGGAGCAGCATGACCATCCGGAGTACCGCGGCCGGCCGGTTATTGTCGGCGGGGACCCCGGGGCCAGGGGGGTGGTTTCCACCTGCTCCTACGAGGCCCGGAAGTACGGCGTCCGCTCCGCGATGCCGGTGCGGCGGGCGCTTGAACTCTGCCCGAAGGCGGTGTTGCTTCCGGTTGACATCCGCCGCTACCGGGAAGTGTCGGCGCAGGTGATGGAGGTGTTCCATCGCTTCACCCCGGACATCGAGGCCGTTTCCATTGATGAGGCCTACCTGGCCGTGAAAGCCGGAAGGGGCGTGGAAACGGCGGCGCAGATCCGTGATGCCGTCCGAATGGAACTGGGTCTTCCGGTTTCGGTCGGCGTTTCCGGTAACAAGCTTTTGGCGAAGATCGCCTGCGAGATGGCGAAACCTGACGGCCTCAAGGCCCTCTGGCCGGCGGACGTGCCGGCCGTGCTCTGGCCCCTGCCCGTAAAGGTCCTTCCGGGCGTCGGCCCGAGGAGCGAAGAGAAGCTGACGGGCGCCGGCATCCGGACGGTGGGGGACCTGACGTGTGCTCCCGCGTCGTTACTGAAGGCCTTGTTGGGCGAATTCGGCGCCACCCTGCGGAACTACGCACACGGGTTGGACGACCGCCGGCTGGTGCCCGTGCACCAGGTCAAATCTGTGTCCGAGGAGACGACCTTCCCCCACGACGTGGCGGAAAGGGAATACGTTTGGTCGGTCCTGATGGAACTGGCCGAGGGCGTTGGTTATCGCCTACGGAAGAAGGGCCTGACGGCCAGGACGATCACCCTGAAGCTCCGGTACGCCGACTTCCGGACCATCACCCGGGCCCGGACCCTGGCCTGCGCCACGGACCGGGATACGGTGATCTATAAGGCGGCGCGCGAGCTGTTCGACCGCCACGGCGGTACGCCCCCCTGGCGGCTGATCGGCGTACGGGCGTCGAATCTTACGCCGGGCGAGCAACTCTCCCTCGTTCCCTCCGGGGGCGGGGAGAAGGAACGGGAGGTCAGCCGGGCACTGGACGGTCTCCGGGCCAGGTACGGCCGGGAGATGGTGTGGCGGGCGAGGCGGCTCGTGGTGAAGGAGAAAGATGAGCGGACATAG
- the splB gene encoding spore photoproduct lyase, with amino-acid sequence MAFEPEAVFVRERALDWPRGREIAAYFRDRGVPVTVLGPRQRVPVPPLEGPRRGYIRAKRTLVVTTVNAARFLPSKPSADYQLPLSSGCPSFCEYCYLQTTLGKRPYVQVYVNLEEILSRARAYLDEAGGRIRTFEGSCTSDPLPVETYTRALRDVITFFASRPNGRFRFVTKYTDVGPLTRLAHNGHTRFRFSINTDRVVRAYEHGTPPVPQRLAALRLILEAGYPSGFIVAPLFLEGDWKSDYEALFHLIRQTCGDLRGADFTFELITHRFTDRAKATILEMFPHTSLPLDPGRRQYRRGQFGYGKYLYPRDVLKEAEVLFEDLIGRLFPGARLDYFV; translated from the coding sequence GTGGCCTTTGAACCCGAAGCCGTATTCGTCCGCGAGCGGGCCCTGGACTGGCCCCGGGGCCGGGAAATCGCGGCCTATTTCCGTGACAGGGGAGTCCCGGTAACCGTCCTTGGTCCCCGGCAGCGCGTCCCGGTTCCGCCCCTCGAAGGCCCGCGCCGGGGCTACATCCGCGCGAAGCGCACCCTTGTGGTGACCACCGTCAATGCGGCTCGCTTTCTGCCGTCCAAGCCCTCCGCCGACTACCAGCTGCCGCTTTCTTCAGGCTGCCCGAGCTTCTGCGAGTACTGCTACCTTCAAACCACATTGGGAAAAAGGCCCTATGTGCAGGTCTACGTCAACCTGGAGGAGATCCTCTCCCGTGCCCGGGCATACCTGGATGAGGCCGGGGGACGGATCCGCACCTTCGAGGGCTCCTGCACCTCGGATCCCCTGCCCGTCGAGACTTACACCCGTGCCCTGCGCGACGTCATCACCTTCTTTGCCTCCCGGCCCAACGGGAGATTCCGCTTCGTTACCAAGTATACCGATGTCGGGCCGCTCACACGGCTGGCCCACAACGGCCATACGCGCTTCCGGTTCAGTATCAATACCGATCGCGTGGTGCGGGCTTACGAGCACGGGACGCCCCCCGTACCGCAACGCCTGGCGGCGTTGCGCCTGATCCTGGAGGCGGGTTACCCCTCGGGATTCATCGTGGCGCCGCTTTTCCTCGAAGGGGACTGGAAGAGCGACTATGAGGCTCTCTTCCATCTGATAAGGCAGACCTGCGGGGACCTGCGCGGAGCTGACTTTACGTTTGAGCTGATCACCCACCGCTTCACCGACCGGGCCAAGGCAACGATCCTCGAGATGTTCCCGCACACCTCCCTGCCCCTTGATCCGGGCCGGCGACAATACCGCCGGGGACAGTTCGGTTACGGCAAATACCTCTACCCCCGCGACGTCCTTAAGGAAGCCGAGGTCTTGTTTGAGGACCTCATCGGCCGCCTCTTCCCCGGGGCGCGCCTGGATTACTTTGTATAG
- a CDS encoding HAD family phosphatase — protein sequence MVFDMDGTLTPVHSVWQYIHEHLGTWESHGLRSLSAFLAGRITYREFADRDVAAWRGVPRARLEEAVAAIPLRPGVPELVNTLRERGCRLAVLSSGLDLLVRRVADPLGFDLCICNELGFSGGVIDGRVTINVGWDGKPGQLPTICRRFGVMPGEVAMVGDGSGDAAVFPLVGLGVAFNAAPEVEVLAHVTVRHEDARSLLPVLLPRLAGDGEWTNAVAVR from the coding sequence GTGGTGTTTGACATGGATGGGACGCTGACGCCGGTGCACAGCGTCTGGCAGTATATCCACGAGCACCTTGGGACCTGGGAGAGCCACGGTTTGCGCTCGCTCAGCGCCTTCCTGGCCGGGCGGATCACCTACCGGGAGTTCGCCGACCGCGACGTCGCCGCCTGGCGGGGGGTGCCGCGTGCGCGCCTGGAGGAGGCGGTGGCCGCCATCCCTTTGCGCCCCGGGGTGCCGGAGTTGGTGAATACCCTGCGGGAGCGGGGCTGCCGCCTGGCGGTTCTCTCCTCCGGCCTGGACCTTCTCGTGCGCCGGGTGGCCGACCCGCTTGGATTTGATCTTTGTATTTGTAATGAGCTGGGTTTCTCCGGCGGAGTCATTGACGGCCGGGTTACCATTAACGTGGGGTGGGACGGGAAGCCGGGGCAACTGCCGACGATTTGCCGCCGTTTCGGGGTCATGCCGGGAGAAGTGGCGATGGTCGGCGACGGCTCCGGGGATGCCGCGGTCTTCCCGCTGGTCGGCCTCGGAGTAGCGTTCAACGCCGCCCCGGAGGTCGAGGTCCTGGCCCATGTCACGGTGCGGCATGAGGACGCACGGTCGCTTCTGCCGGTGTTGTTGCCGCGATTGGCGGGGGATGGGGAGTGGACGAATGCCGTGGCGGTCCGTTGA
- a CDS encoding secondary thiamine-phosphate synthase enzyme YjbQ, whose product MPWRSVEVVTHAREELVDVTAQVNRVVAESGVPDGVCHLWVPHTTAGVCVNEHADPAVAEDLLAHLARLVPRRGDYRHAEGNSDAHIKAVLVGSGISIPVAGGRLALGTWQGVFFAEFDGPRRRRLQVCVVPAAP is encoded by the coding sequence ATGCCGTGGCGGTCCGTTGAAGTCGTGACCCATGCGCGCGAGGAGTTGGTGGACGTGACGGCGCAGGTCAACCGTGTGGTTGCCGAGAGCGGGGTCCCGGACGGAGTGTGCCACCTGTGGGTGCCGCATACCACGGCGGGGGTCTGCGTCAACGAGCACGCCGACCCGGCGGTGGCTGAGGACCTCCTGGCCCACCTCGCGCGGCTTGTGCCGCGGCGGGGGGATTACCGCCACGCCGAGGGCAACAGCGATGCCCATATCAAGGCCGTCCTGGTCGGGTCGGGCATAAGCATCCCCGTGGCCGGGGGGCGCCTGGCCCTGGGCACCTGGCAGGGCGTCTTCTTCGCCGAATTCGACGGTCCCCGCCGCCGCCGCCTTCAAGTCTGCGTCGTGCCGGCTGCGCCTTGA
- a CDS encoding amidohydrolase family protein, protein MDDWSGNSRPGVRDGLVDGHVHLFPPGVQKAIYRWFRERDWRLAVDGLMGEEILAYLARKGVSRAVGCAYAHKPGLATFLNDWLADLAREHPMVLPLGTVHPDDPDPAAEARRCLDELGFAGLKVHCAVQEVAADDARLFPVYEAALDRGRPVLIHAGGAPYPTPWLGYERFAALMRRYPDLKVQVAHLGMWEHPRFLRLADRYPNLYFDLAAVTDRHMGLPTETLEAILRRYPERIIFGSDAPVIEGDYETFPRFLERLSLPEMALRHVFRSNALDLWDVP, encoded by the coding sequence TTGGACGATTGGAGCGGGAACAGCCGCCCGGGGGTAAGGGACGGGCTGGTTGACGGCCACGTGCACCTCTTCCCGCCCGGGGTGCAGAAGGCGATCTACCGCTGGTTCCGGGAACGGGATTGGCGGCTGGCGGTTGACGGGTTGATGGGGGAAGAGATCCTGGCTTACCTCGCGCGCAAAGGAGTGTCGCGGGCGGTGGGCTGCGCCTACGCCCACAAACCGGGCCTGGCCACCTTCCTCAATGACTGGCTGGCGGATCTGGCGCGTGAACACCCGATGGTCCTTCCCCTGGGGACGGTCCATCCGGACGATCCCGACCCGGCGGCGGAGGCTAGGCGCTGCCTCGACGAACTTGGTTTCGCGGGCCTCAAGGTCCACTGTGCGGTGCAGGAGGTAGCGGCCGACGACGCCCGGCTTTTCCCGGTCTACGAGGCGGCCCTGGACCGGGGCCGGCCGGTGCTCATCCACGCCGGCGGCGCACCCTACCCGACCCCCTGGCTGGGTTACGAACGCTTCGCGGCCTTAATGCGGCGCTACCCGGATCTAAAGGTCCAGGTCGCTCATCTCGGAATGTGGGAGCACCCGCGCTTTCTGCGCCTTGCCGACCGTTATCCCAACCTTTATTTCGACCTGGCCGCGGTCACCGACCGGCATATGGGGCTGCCGACCGAAACCCTGGAGGCGATCCTGCGCCGCTACCCCGAGCGCATCATCTTCGGCAGCGACGCACCGGTGATCGAAGGTGACTACGAAACCTTCCCCCGTTTCCTGGAGAGACTAAGCCTGCCGGAAATGGCCCTGCGCCATGTCTTCCGTAGTAATGCCCTTGACCTCTGGGATGTTCCCTGA